From Anaerohalosphaera lusitana, one genomic window encodes:
- a CDS encoding sigma-70 family RNA polymerase sigma factor produces the protein MEDYKAKNVNKDLASSAEAHSDPAYASRFFRLFMQNQKKLFKYILMLVPCRSDAEDILQDTATLMWTKFDEFKPGTNFAAWGIKIAHFKVLRYYRSRKRLHVPITDDILEIVTEQAVQAVDEKDHKIKVLQQCMKELPEKDRALIELRYDRGLAPKKVAQKVSRPVRGIYKSLSRIHNSLLVCVRRRLNQEGL, from the coding sequence ATGGAAGACTATAAAGCCAAAAACGTTAATAAGGATCTGGCGTCCTCGGCCGAGGCGCACTCCGATCCTGCGTATGCATCACGCTTCTTCCGTCTTTTCATGCAGAATCAAAAGAAACTCTTCAAATACATCCTCATGCTGGTGCCCTGCCGTTCGGATGCGGAGGATATTCTGCAGGACACGGCCACGTTGATGTGGACCAAGTTTGACGAATTCAAACCGGGAACCAATTTCGCGGCCTGGGGCATCAAGATCGCACATTTCAAGGTGCTGCGATATTACCGCAGCCGAAAACGGCTCCACGTACCCATAACTGACGACATCCTGGAAATCGTCACGGAGCAGGCAGTACAGGCGGTGGACGAAAAGGACCATAAAATCAAAGTCCTTCAGCAATGTATGAAGGAACTGCCCGAAAAGGATCGGGCCTTGATCGAGCTGAGGTACGACAGAGGTCTTGCACCTAAGAAAGTTGCCCAGAAAGTTTCCCGTCCTGTCAGGGGGATATATAAAAGCCTCTCAAGGATACATAATTCCCTGCTCGTGTGCGTACGCCGTCGGCTCAACCAGGAGGGACTCTAA
- a CDS encoding DUF1206 domain-containing protein — protein sequence MADKNRKKLLKKQAKYDKKASKAALKRQKKSGESGDISEVNPGRQSLGSRLVTFAQGVRGVLFLILAISIMIAVVLADKGYIVNLEDIFDSIVAIKAGKAVLAIIAVAFFVLGLKNLRAIK from the coding sequence ATGGCGGATAAAAACAGGAAGAAACTGCTCAAAAAGCAGGCAAAGTACGACAAAAAGGCATCAAAAGCGGCACTAAAGAGGCAAAAAAAGTCCGGCGAGAGCGGCGATATTTCTGAAGTAAATCCCGGTCGCCAAAGCCTTGGTTCGCGTCTTGTGACCTTTGCGCAGGGTGTGCGCGGCGTGCTATTTCTGATACTGGCTATCTCGATTATGATAGCAGTTGTTCTTGCGGATAAAGGTTATATAGTCAACTTAGAAGATATATTCGACAGTATTGTTGCGATAAAGGCCGGCAAGGCAGTTCTGGCGATAATTGCTGTTGCGTTTTTCGTTCTCGGGCTGAAGAATCTCAGGGCGATCAAGTGA
- a CDS encoding sigma-70 family RNA polymerase sigma factor → MSDLDSGKTKYSDKERSDLFFKLFMANQKRIYSYILMLVPNCNDADEIMQEASAVMWQKFDEFEQGTNFGAWAVSIARFEVLNYTRKRKNSHVLFTGDMLDLFAGRAETVSGESDERMKAVQKCLEKLSKKDRRLLQMHYEGGLTIKGIAQSLDRSVQGMYKVMNRIHNSLIKCVRWRLVSEDSAC, encoded by the coding sequence ATGAGTGATTTAGATAGCGGCAAAACCAAATACAGCGATAAAGAACGGAGCGATCTGTTCTTCAAGCTGTTCATGGCCAACCAGAAGCGTATTTATTCCTACATACTCATGCTTGTGCCCAACTGCAACGATGCTGATGAGATAATGCAGGAAGCATCCGCGGTTATGTGGCAGAAGTTTGACGAGTTCGAGCAGGGTACGAATTTTGGGGCCTGGGCAGTGAGTATCGCGCGATTTGAGGTTTTAAATTATACCCGTAAACGCAAGAATTCGCATGTACTGTTTACAGGGGACATGCTCGATCTGTTTGCGGGCAGGGCAGAAACGGTTTCAGGTGAGTCCGATGAGCGAATGAAAGCGGTTCAAAAGTGCCTTGAGAAGTTGAGTAAGAAGGACCGCCGTCTTTTGCAGATGCATTACGAGGGCGGGTTGACAATAAAGGGAATTGCACAGAGCCTGGACAGGTCGGTGCAGGGTATGTACAAGGTGATGAACAGAATTCACAACAGTTTGATAAAATGTGTTCGGTGGCGCCTGGTGTCTGAGGATTCGGCATGCTGA
- a CDS encoding NPCBM/NEW2 domain-containing protein, producing MLSNDQNYKELGGVILKVLSGSASKDELAQLRSTLEHDPYAMQYYCEYVSLYSSLRQPGNVSFEAPKQEVRVDESTLGYVWDELAEAEQMAETVPTRRRRWFRLPKRKRKEKAAPEIRSVGKYKKLQRKFSKAAIYTAVTSAAAMLLVMAHVIIREQQGPIVATVTEAMHSKWSGEQSDHQVGDNLRTLRKTLLEGFARLEFKSGADVIIQGPAEIEPETENQLMLYSGSLFSYVPDEATGFVVRTPNATVIDYGTEFGVTSHPSGLTEVHVFEGEVEIRAGDDPVLHGSTQKLYAGQAGIVDANGVVKRIELADGGKRFAKAIPNDSFAVSGSRFDLADVVAGGNGFGSGEIGVGIDPVSGEFVSEFKGSTNRTTSGEYKQIPENPYVDGLFVPDGGEGPQQITSEHSCDKLPDTTGWYWSEVTTDPEIAIGYTAESKRYPVKLNGVEYGGAQKPAIVMHANLGITFDLENIRMLLPGQELSAFRAKCGISEPDWGGGNAGFRVMVDGEERFALDDVKTADGAHEIDIPLESGAKYLTLITVDGGEENGNGKDWTVFAEPYLELKATGIENNPAAKKGWKSRFSGLFSE from the coding sequence ATGCTGAGTAATGACCAAAACTATAAAGAGCTTGGCGGGGTGATCCTGAAGGTACTCAGCGGATCAGCCAGCAAGGACGAGCTTGCGCAGCTTCGGTCCACGCTGGAGCATGATCCGTATGCGATGCAATATTATTGCGAGTACGTAAGTCTTTATTCGTCCCTTCGTCAGCCGGGCAATGTTTCATTCGAGGCGCCGAAGCAGGAGGTCCGGGTCGATGAGAGTACGCTTGGTTATGTCTGGGACGAACTGGCAGAAGCTGAGCAGATGGCTGAGACCGTTCCGACACGCAGGCGGAGATGGTTCCGGCTGCCCAAGAGAAAGCGAAAAGAAAAGGCTGCGCCAGAGATACGTTCCGTTGGTAAGTACAAAAAGCTGCAGCGCAAGTTTTCCAAGGCTGCTATCTATACGGCTGTGACATCTGCAGCGGCGATGCTGTTGGTGATGGCCCATGTAATCATCAGGGAACAGCAGGGACCCATAGTTGCCACGGTTACAGAGGCGATGCATTCCAAATGGTCCGGAGAGCAGAGCGACCATCAGGTAGGTGATAATCTTCGTACACTGAGAAAGACCCTTCTGGAGGGTTTTGCGCGTCTGGAATTCAAGAGCGGTGCCGATGTCATTATTCAGGGTCCCGCTGAGATCGAGCCCGAGACAGAGAATCAACTGATGCTGTATTCTGGATCGTTGTTTTCGTACGTTCCGGACGAGGCAACCGGTTTTGTAGTTCGCACGCCAAATGCTACCGTGATCGACTATGGAACAGAATTCGGGGTGACTTCACATCCTTCTGGTCTTACTGAAGTTCATGTCTTTGAAGGTGAAGTGGAGATACGTGCCGGGGACGATCCTGTGCTTCATGGCTCCACTCAGAAACTCTATGCCGGTCAGGCAGGTATCGTTGATGCGAATGGAGTCGTCAAGCGGATCGAGCTTGCTGACGGTGGGAAGCGTTTTGCGAAAGCTATACCGAATGACAGTTTCGCCGTGTCGGGAAGCAGGTTCGACCTGGCCGACGTCGTCGCAGGCGGTAACGGTTTCGGCAGCGGTGAAATTGGTGTAGGGATCGATCCTGTCAGCGGCGAGTTCGTGAGCGAATTTAAAGGTTCCACAAATCGAACAACTTCGGGCGAATACAAGCAGATCCCTGAGAATCCTTATGTTGACGGTTTGTTTGTGCCGGACGGCGGTGAAGGTCCTCAGCAGATCACCTCGGAGCATAGTTGTGATAAATTGCCAGACACGACCGGATGGTACTGGTCTGAGGTTACAACTGATCCGGAGATAGCGATCGGTTACACTGCTGAGAGTAAAAGGTATCCTGTGAAACTCAATGGTGTTGAATACGGCGGAGCTCAGAAGCCTGCAATAGTCATGCATGCGAATCTGGGTATAACATTTGATCTTGAAAATATCCGTATGCTTTTGCCGGGCCAGGAGTTGTCGGCTTTCAGGGCGAAATGCGGTATATCCGAGCCTGACTGGGGCGGAGGCAATGCGGGTTTCCGTGTGATGGTCGACGGCGAAGAGAGATTTGCTCTGGATGATGTTAAGACGGCTGACGGTGCCCATGAGATAGACATTCCGCTTGAAAGCGGGGCAAAGTATCTGACGCTGATCACTGTCGACGGCGGTGAAGAGAACGGAAACGGCAAGGACTGGACGGTTTTTGCTGAGCCATACCTTGAGCTGAAGGCTACAGGTATAGAAAATAATCCAGCGGCTAAAAAGGGATGGAAGTCCAGGTTTTCGGGCCTATTCAGCGAATAA
- a CDS encoding LamG-like jellyroll fold domain-containing protein, translating to MRLKSLCVSAAFFAILAFISVSDAGSIQVDSGNSQFAAAVQELEYSAGADGEVGFGPEGVCFINEPGQPNVPWQMITVLLPPNADMRSLNVQFSDAVYESVTGEYIAPSPPLLTSNQGETIEIWPVGQNIIDGHDIDIYQADAFWPGRGCRVNSSGRMRQWRLVEVAVALVKYNPAAGQIQKLVSADVVVEYQKQGKGRGAVKGRSKASEHARSRLKDMVVNFDQGAADYEIDSVSSDGDILSEDSYSGQLDGGIYEPAPDPGTNGYVIMTSNSIASASSVLDDFIAHKASMGYDVTLVTEQEWGGGTGDAAANNIRAWLQANYESMGIHYLLLIGNPIPDQGTVPMKLYPCGGRNIPTDYFYAELTADWDANDNGIIGESGEIERYFEIYVGRIPYYGSMNDMDGILQKTIDYENSTDTQWRRKFYVPIVPLDSNTSCYQLGEEIKYNLLEPRAIGIDRHYREGYTLSPDQFNFDPPAEFGPSLYPANVWSQNDYGVVVWSTHGWAKGASGIISSGDSAYLDDAHPATTFQGSCDNAYVTYTDNLAYSLLKKGGIGTIGSTRLSYYYSQQTFTNSPTDAGMGYRYAKGIAEGKSCGEALYDLKEEISSWWNHNWTLFNLYGDPSVVVIGPPESLLASPTDGFRTSVTMGNRIPDSSFECKLINDTDRDIEWSGQSLAGRLNVPEGGVVPANSDQTVTVEIRPQLWLPGVHEDKVIFTDLGTGKTLERAVTVTVRPRQMKGYWKLDDGTGTAATDSSGFDEHGVCEGGLSFDQDSVAGHFSSAVEFDGVDDVVKVPALDINSDNVTITAWVKPSGTPDDWASIFMTREGSSAGLCFGYNGELRYLWNSGGKYWDSGLDVRNAWTFVALVIRDDRAVIYKGENGVLESAVDYTSNVPEAFSGPSYIGGDPVEGSYFAGAIDDVRIYNYDLELSDIQAAYDGGRAENPSPVDMSFDVDVPFVDWTDNSQTIGYNLYMGTSESGVTDAGTDSEEFVGTLAESEWAGNWLPYTTYYWRVDPVTPSGTLKGLTWSFTAGDGVGSITREVWHDISGNYVSDLTGDPDYPDNPDVREQIVQFETPQWYSDNYGTRVHGFVVPKVSGHYTFWIAGDDYCELWLSGNHEPANASRIAYINGWTGYRVWNEYASQQSAVMGLKAGKRYYIRALQKEGGGGDHLSVAWQGPGFEREIIPGSCLMPYWEGYNHPPYFASEPVAGDLIEGGDFSGSLASLVRSPMDEDVVFSKAAGPSWLDVSADGSLAGVPSDADTGLNRFSISVAGLDGEYNLQDFQVNVADAATGEMGFYDFAAFAGDWVSGASAGEPVTDLDQDGVLDIADLSLVAESWLKRYDRPGLVYEACFDLDALGGVVDGDLALHGDAVVTQDVGEVKRGNGSLVLDGDGDWASTGFGGVNGAQVRSAAAWVKLDPEQRSGIIVSWGANDIRSGRFIFGVVGGLLHVDVLGAWVKGSTEIADGGWHHVAVVLPEQVPAELAHLKLYVDGELDEFSEIFPASINTVKGETLCIGSYVEKKFFKGCIDDVRVYDRALSQGEISELLGQ from the coding sequence ATGAGGTTGAAGAGTTTGTGTGTTTCTGCGGCATTTTTCGCCATTTTAGCGTTCATTTCGGTTTCGGATGCGGGCAGCATTCAAGTCGATTCAGGCAATTCCCAGTTTGCGGCGGCGGTGCAGGAGCTTGAATATTCTGCTGGTGCAGATGGGGAAGTCGGTTTCGGTCCTGAGGGCGTTTGTTTTATCAATGAGCCGGGGCAGCCGAACGTTCCTTGGCAGATGATAACAGTTTTGCTCCCTCCCAACGCTGATATGAGGTCGCTTAATGTTCAGTTTTCTGATGCTGTGTATGAATCTGTCACGGGAGAGTATATCGCGCCTTCTCCTCCTTTGCTCACTTCAAATCAAGGTGAAACAATCGAAATATGGCCTGTCGGTCAGAACATTATTGACGGGCATGATATTGATATTTACCAGGCCGATGCATTCTGGCCCGGGCGTGGGTGTCGCGTTAATTCGAGCGGCAGGATGAGACAGTGGAGGCTTGTGGAGGTTGCTGTCGCGCTGGTTAAGTACAACCCTGCGGCCGGTCAGATACAGAAGCTGGTTTCGGCGGATGTAGTTGTTGAATATCAAAAGCAAGGCAAGGGGCGTGGCGCGGTTAAAGGGCGAAGCAAAGCTTCGGAGCACGCCAGAAGTCGTTTGAAGGATATGGTTGTCAATTTTGACCAGGGCGCTGCTGACTATGAGATCGATTCGGTAAGCAGCGACGGAGATATTCTGTCAGAAGACAGTTACAGCGGTCAGTTAGACGGTGGTATTTACGAACCGGCACCCGATCCGGGAACGAACGGTTATGTAATCATGACCAGCAACAGCATTGCTTCGGCATCGAGCGTACTGGACGATTTCATCGCTCATAAAGCTTCTATGGGGTATGACGTGACGCTGGTTACGGAGCAGGAGTGGGGCGGTGGAACAGGTGATGCTGCGGCGAATAATATCCGTGCCTGGCTGCAGGCGAATTATGAAAGCATGGGTATTCATTATTTGCTGCTTATAGGTAATCCGATACCTGATCAGGGTACGGTTCCAATGAAGCTTTATCCGTGCGGTGGGCGGAATATACCGACGGATTATTTTTATGCAGAGCTGACCGCGGACTGGGATGCAAATGATAACGGCATCATTGGTGAAAGCGGGGAGATAGAACGGTACTTCGAGATATATGTCGGCCGTATTCCGTACTACGGCAGCATGAATGACATGGACGGAATACTGCAGAAGACCATCGACTATGAGAATTCTACGGATACCCAGTGGCGGCGGAAATTCTATGTTCCGATCGTGCCGCTGGATTCGAATACCTCATGTTATCAGCTTGGCGAGGAGATAAAGTACAACTTACTGGAGCCTCGGGCCATAGGCATAGACCGTCACTACCGAGAGGGTTACACACTTTCTCCGGATCAGTTCAATTTCGATCCGCCTGCTGAGTTCGGGCCGAGTTTGTATCCTGCAAATGTCTGGAGCCAGAATGACTACGGGGTAGTTGTGTGGAGCACGCACGGCTGGGCGAAGGGGGCGTCGGGTATAATCAGTTCCGGCGATTCGGCATATCTTGATGATGCGCATCCGGCGACTACTTTCCAGGGTTCGTGCGACAATGCGTATGTGACGTACACGGACAACCTGGCGTATTCTCTGCTGAAAAAGGGCGGGATCGGTACGATCGGATCTACGCGACTGTCTTATTACTACAGTCAGCAGACGTTTACTAATTCTCCTACGGATGCCGGCATGGGGTACAGGTATGCAAAGGGGATCGCAGAGGGTAAGTCTTGCGGTGAGGCACTTTACGATCTTAAGGAAGAAATAAGCAGTTGGTGGAACCATAACTGGACGCTGTTCAATCTGTACGGTGATCCTTCGGTGGTGGTTATCGGGCCGCCTGAGAGTTTGCTGGCAAGCCCTACGGACGGGTTCAGAACGTCGGTGACGATGGGCAACAGGATTCCTGACAGCAGTTTTGAATGTAAGCTGATCAACGATACGGACAGGGATATAGAGTGGTCGGGGCAAAGTCTGGCGGGTCGGCTGAATGTTCCGGAAGGCGGGGTTGTACCTGCCAACAGTGATCAGACGGTGACAGTTGAGATCAGGCCGCAATTATGGCTGCCGGGTGTTCATGAAGACAAGGTCATATTTACCGATCTTGGGACGGGTAAGACGCTGGAGAGGGCAGTAACTGTAACGGTTAGGCCAAGGCAGATGAAGGGGTACTGGAAGCTAGATGATGGCACGGGAACTGCTGCGACCGATTCTAGCGGGTTTGACGAGCATGGTGTTTGCGAGGGTGGGTTATCTTTTGATCAGGACTCGGTGGCGGGGCATTTCAGCTCGGCGGTTGAGTTTGACGGCGTTGATGATGTCGTCAAGGTGCCAGCGCTGGATATTAACAGTGACAATGTGACGATAACGGCATGGGTCAAGCCCAGCGGTACGCCTGATGACTGGGCGAGTATATTCATGACGCGGGAGGGCAGTTCTGCCGGTTTGTGTTTCGGTTATAATGGAGAGCTTCGCTACCTTTGGAACTCAGGGGGGAAATATTGGGATTCGGGTCTTGACGTGCGTAATGCGTGGACGTTTGTTGCGCTGGTTATCAGGGATGACCGAGCGGTTATTTACAAGGGCGAAAACGGGGTACTGGAGTCTGCGGTTGACTATACTTCCAATGTTCCGGAGGCGTTTTCAGGCCCATCCTATATCGGAGGCGATCCGGTGGAGGGGAGCTATTTTGCGGGGGCGATCGATGATGTGCGGATATACAATTACGATCTCGAACTGAGCGATATACAAGCGGCTTATGATGGCGGCAGGGCGGAGAATCCTTCGCCGGTCGATATGAGTTTTGACGTTGATGTGCCGTTTGTGGACTGGACGGACAATTCTCAGACAATCGGTTATAACCTCTATATGGGGACTTCTGAGTCTGGGGTAACCGACGCTGGGACCGATTCGGAGGAATTTGTTGGTACACTCGCCGAGAGTGAATGGGCGGGTAACTGGCTGCCTTATACGACGTATTACTGGCGTGTGGATCCTGTTACGCCATCCGGTACGCTAAAGGGGCTTACGTGGAGCTTTACCGCGGGTGACGGGGTTGGGAGCATTACTCGAGAGGTATGGCACGATATATCTGGTAATTATGTGAGCGATTTGACGGGTGATCCTGATTATCCGGACAATCCTGATGTGCGTGAGCAGATCGTTCAGTTTGAGACGCCGCAGTGGTATTCGGACAATTATGGTACGAGGGTGCATGGTTTTGTTGTGCCGAAGGTGAGCGGTCACTATACGTTCTGGATTGCCGGTGATGATTACTGCGAGCTTTGGCTGAGCGGGAACCATGAGCCGGCTAATGCGAGCAGGATAGCTTATATCAATGGCTGGACGGGTTACCGAGTCTGGAATGAATATGCGTCGCAGCAGTCGGCGGTTATGGGTTTGAAGGCGGGGAAGAGATACTATATCAGGGCGCTGCAGAAAGAGGGCGGCGGGGGTGACCATCTTTCGGTTGCGTGGCAAGGGCCCGGATTTGAGCGAGAGATCATTCCGGGGAGCTGTCTGATGCCATATTGGGAAGGTTACAATCATCCGCCTTATTTTGCATCTGAGCCGGTTGCGGGGGATTTGATTGAGGGGGGCGATTTCAGCGGATCGCTTGCTTCGCTGGTGCGGAGTCCGATGGATGAAGATGTCGTGTTCAGCAAGGCTGCGGGGCCGAGCTGGCTGGATGTGAGTGCGGACGGCAGTCTGGCGGGTGTGCCGTCTGATGCGGATACTGGTTTGAACAGGTTTTCGATCAGTGTTGCCGGGCTGGATGGTGAGTACAATCTGCAGGACTTTCAGGTCAATGTTGCGGATGCGGCGACGGGGGAGATGGGCTTTTATGATTTTGCCGCTTTTGCAGGCGACTGGGTGAGCGGGGCTTCCGCGGGCGAACCGGTTACGGATCTCGATCAGGATGGTGTGCTTGATATTGCTGATCTTTCGCTGGTGGCCGAGTCGTGGCTGAAGAGGTATGATCGTCCGGGTTTGGTTTATGAAGCGTGCTTCGATCTGGATGCGTTGGGGGGCGTTGTCGATGGCGATCTGGCTTTGCATGGGGATGCTGTGGTGACGCAGGATGTTGGGGAGGTTAAGCGGGGCAATGGTTCGCTGGTTCTGGATGGGGACGGTGATTGGGCAAGCACAGGATTTGGCGGTGTTAATGGTGCACAGGTACGGTCAGCGGCTGCGTGGGTCAAACTGGACCCCGAGCAGAGATCGGGAATTATTGTTTCCTGGGGTGCAAATGATATTCGATCGGGCCGGTTCATTTTCGGTGTGGTTGGAGGACTGCTGCATGTTGACGTTCTGGGTGCGTGGGTAAAGGGTTCGACTGAGATTGCTGATGGGGGATGGCATCATGTTGCTGTTGTGCTGCCGGAGCAGGTTCCTGCAGAGTTGGCTCATTTGAAGCTGTATGTTGACGGTGAATTGGATGAGTTCAGCGAGATATTTCCGGCCAGCATAAATACGGTTAAAGGTGAAACGTTGTGTATAGGGTCCTACGTCGAGAAGAAGTTTTTCAAGGGGTGCATCGATGATGTACGCGTTTACGATAGAGCTCTTTCGCAAGGCGAGATAAGCGAGCTTTTGGGACAGTAG
- a CDS encoding DUF378 domain-containing protein codes for MLRKLDMNWWAWTSFVLLLIGGLNWGLVGLFGFDLVAAIFGELTMLARIVYIVVCLAAVLMIVDAAKSGHARTQPHS; via the coding sequence ATGCTTAGGAAACTTGACATGAACTGGTGGGCCTGGACATCTTTCGTATTGCTGCTTATCGGCGGTTTGAACTGGGGTCTGGTCGGGCTGTTCGGCTTTGACCTGGTCGCTGCAATATTCGGTGAGCTGACTATGCTTGCAAGGATCGTATACATAGTTGTCTGCCTTGCAGCGGTCCTGATGATAGTTGACGCAGCCAAGAGCGGCCATGCTCGCACCCAGCCTCACAGTTAA
- a CDS encoding RNA polymerase sigma factor, with translation MYDELSQLSDAELAIKAGAGCRRSFEVLIDRYSARLLAFISSRVALREDAEDITQDTLIKAYVNMAKYNPRYRFSTWLFSIGYKTAVSHYRRSKTRQLKINHDKETPPPEQQLQVEDEAQNIWKLAKGLSRNQYEALWLRYNEQMQISEIANVMGKSKVHIKVLLHRSRNKLAQMRLEQDQANTSPVLSSKDTGIAMNWEV, from the coding sequence ATGTATGATGAATTGAGCCAACTAAGTGATGCCGAACTGGCGATCAAAGCCGGTGCAGGATGTCGGCGGTCATTCGAAGTACTGATCGACCGATATTCTGCACGGCTTCTCGCTTTCATCAGCTCGAGAGTCGCCCTCAGAGAAGACGCAGAAGACATCACGCAGGACACGCTCATCAAAGCCTATGTAAATATGGCAAAGTATAACCCCAGATACAGATTCAGCACATGGTTGTTCTCGATCGGCTACAAGACCGCTGTCAGCCATTACCGACGCAGTAAAACAAGGCAGTTGAAAATCAATCACGACAAAGAAACGCCCCCGCCCGAGCAGCAGTTACAGGTAGAAGACGAGGCCCAAAACATTTGGAAGCTCGCAAAGGGCCTCAGCCGGAATCAGTACGAAGCATTATGGCTGAGATATAACGAACAGATGCAGATATCCGAAATCGCCAACGTAATGGGCAAGTCAAAAGTGCACATAAAAGTACTCCTGCACCGCAGCAGGAACAAGCTGGCCCAAATGCGGCTCGAACAGGACCAGGCAAATACATCACCGGTACTGAGTTCGAAAGATACAGGCATTGCAATGAATTGGGAAGTCTGA
- a CDS encoding secondary thiamine-phosphate synthase enzyme YjbQ — MVKTEKIKIATKGNCDIVNISEEVANAVADSGIKNGIVCVFNVGSTAGVTTIEYEPGLVNYDIEAAFERIAPENIRYEHEETWHDDNGHSHVRASLLGPSLTVPFTSGQMTLGTWQQLVLIDFDTRARTRTVVCQIMGD; from the coding sequence ATGGTAAAGACAGAAAAAATCAAAATTGCAACGAAGGGAAACTGCGATATTGTAAATATCTCTGAAGAGGTAGCCAACGCTGTCGCAGATTCCGGAATCAAAAATGGTATCGTTTGTGTTTTCAATGTGGGCTCAACCGCCGGCGTCACCACCATCGAATACGAGCCCGGCCTGGTAAACTACGACATCGAGGCCGCATTCGAAAGGATCGCCCCCGAAAACATCCGCTACGAGCACGAGGAAACCTGGCACGACGACAACGGCCACTCACACGTACGAGCCTCCCTGCTGGGCCCCTCACTGACGGTCCCCTTCACCAGCGGTCAAATGACCCTCGGCACCTGGCAGCAGTTAGTTCTCATCGATTTTGACACACGGGCACGCACCAGAACCGTCGTCTGCCAGATAATGGGCGATTAA
- a CDS encoding IS630 family transposase, with amino-acid sequence MVGASPLFVQKVRTENPEKKIEIWFQDEVRIGQQGTLTNVWAPKGSRPTAVKQTEYDWVYIFGAVNPVNGKSSAVITPTVNTDYMNHHLRFISEEAGKDVHVVLVLDQAGWHIAKQLVVPKNISLLHLPAYSPELNPIERLWAYMKSHYLSNRIYKNYEEIFNAGTVAWNNITSEMFCSICNTEWIKHEN; translated from the coding sequence GTGGTTGGAGCAAGCCCCCTTTTTGTCCAAAAAGTCCGAACAGAAAACCCCGAAAAGAAAATTGAGATCTGGTTCCAGGACGAAGTGCGAATAGGCCAGCAAGGAACACTGACCAATGTTTGGGCTCCAAAAGGATCCAGGCCTACAGCAGTAAAGCAGACCGAGTATGATTGGGTATATATTTTTGGAGCTGTCAATCCTGTCAATGGCAAATCGTCGGCTGTGATTACTCCGACTGTTAACACTGATTATATGAATCACCACCTGAGATTTATAAGCGAGGAGGCAGGCAAAGATGTACATGTGGTTCTGGTTCTTGATCAGGCTGGTTGGCATATCGCTAAACAGTTGGTTGTGCCGAAGAATATCAGCCTGCTTCACCTGCCTGCATACAGTCCGGAATTGAATCCGATAGAACGTCTTTGGGCCTATATGAAGAGTCACTACTTGAGCAACCGCATTTACAAAAATTATGAGGAAATATTCAACGCAGGAACAGTTGCATGGAACAATATAACCTCAGAAATGTTCTGCTCAATATGCAATACTGAATGGATTAAGCATGAGAATTAA
- a CDS encoding winged helix-turn-helix domain-containing protein: MHISEIKYGDLQKLKEKARIETNAKQRDRYRVVALALEGWQTKAIMTKLDRSKNFVQRWCYFYRDGGIEAIAPKRQSGRPTKLPRKKEPELIKRIQDGPTDSDGGVCVLRGRDIRRILEREFGVKYSLFGVYDLMHRLGLSCLKPRPKHRKNDPEKMQQWLEQAPFLSKKSEQKTPKRKLRSGSRTKCE; encoded by the coding sequence ATGCACATCAGTGAGATCAAGTACGGTGACCTGCAAAAGTTAAAAGAAAAAGCTCGGATTGAAACCAATGCAAAGCAGCGAGATCGATATCGGGTGGTAGCCCTGGCATTGGAGGGATGGCAAACAAAAGCGATCATGACAAAACTTGATCGCAGCAAAAACTTCGTTCAGCGATGGTGTTATTTCTACCGTGATGGCGGCATTGAGGCTATCGCACCAAAACGTCAAAGCGGCAGGCCTACAAAACTGCCACGCAAAAAAGAGCCTGAGTTGATCAAGCGAATTCAAGATGGACCAACCGATTCAGACGGTGGTGTATGTGTGCTACGCGGCAGAGACATAAGACGGATTCTTGAAAGAGAATTTGGCGTAAAATATTCGCTCTTCGGCGTCTATGATCTAATGCATAGATTGGGGCTTTCATGTCTAAAACCAAGGCCTAAGCACCGAAAGAACGATCCGGAAAAAATGCAGCAGTGGTTGGAGCAAGCCCCCTTTTTGTCCAAAAAGTCCGAACAGAAAACCCCGAAAAGAAAATTGAGATCTGGTTCCAGGACGAAGTGCGAATAG